A genomic window from Cinclus cinclus chromosome 5, bCinCin1.1, whole genome shotgun sequence includes:
- the ANAPC4 gene encoding anaphase-promoting complex subunit 4 isoform X1, which translates to MPAFRQVGEKQLPQEVVFMSWSPKRDLIALANRAGEVLLHRLANFQRVWSLPPNENTGKEVTALAWRPDGKILAFGLADTKRIILCDVEKPESLHSFSVDLSITYMHWMEVTEESSVLTSFYNAEDESNLLLPKLPALPKNYSTTAKIFSEEKSDEIMKLLGDVRLNALVLGGSSGFIEIYAYGMFKIATVNGVAGSCRGLCLSSDLKSLSVVTEVQCSSDSEAEMTYFQLDTSLLSSYLPEVTRMARKFTHISTLLQYIKLSLTCMCEAWEEILMQMDSRLTKFVQEKNTTTSVQDEFMQLLLWGKASLELQALLMNQLTVKGLKKLGQSIESSYSSIQKLVISHLQSGSEALLYHLSELKGMALWKQKYESLGLDASGIDEAITAVGSFILKANELLQVIDSSMKNFKAFFRWLYVAMLRMSEDHVLPELNKMTQKDITFVADFLTEHFNEAPELYNRKGKYFNVERVGQYLKDEDDDLVSPPNTEGNQWFNFLKDSTHLKESPLLFPYYPEKSLHFVKRQMEGVIDQCLQKPADVIGKSVHQAVCMSLYKISQSEDSTPQLFKLPFLWNDKTSNLHYVLFTMLENSVSKIHILRRHTDTSRSVSNGILAVEFGNFLNNSINESSDSRCYSCLDAHFYDDETVTVVLKESVQQEGKERVLAQLPLSSVYTDEDQDRKFIWDSMERLDEQSSEIPTRTVLLESQWRVLENMKAQYVSVNGIRKVSCVLSSNLRHVRVFEMDVEDDGEVEEEEEEETSQIAAGEPDEPNQPADGQDNVCDASAEELPDETEEHETSLDP; encoded by the exons ATGCCCGCCTTCAGGCAGGTGGGGGAGAAGCAGCTGCCGCAGGAGGTCGTGTTCATGTCCTGGTCCCCCAAAAGGGACCTCATCGCCCTGGCCAACCGAGCGGGAGAG GTTTTACTTCATCGGCTTGCAAACTTTCAACGTGTGTGGAGTTTGCctccaaatgaaaatacaggaaaagaaGTGACTGCTCTTGCTTGGAGACCAGATGGCAAAA TTTTGGCTTTTGGCCTTGCTGATACCAAGAGGATTATTCTGTGTGATGTAGAAAAGCCTGAAAGCTTGCACTCCTTCTCTGTGGACTTATCTATTACATACATGCATTGGATGGAAGTAACTGAGGAAAGCAG TGTTCTCACTTCCTTTTACAATGCTGAAGATGAATCAAACCTCCTTTTACCGAAATTACCAGCACTACCAAAAAA ttacaGTACCACTGCAAAAATTTTCAG tgaagaaaagtCAGATGAGATTATGAAGCTTCTGGGTGATGTCAG ACTTAATGCTCTTGTCCTTGGTGGCAGCTCAGGATTTATTGAGATATATGCTTATGGAATGTTCAAGATTGCTACAGTAAATGGG GTGGCAGGTTCTTGTCGTGGACTGTGTTTGTCTAGTGATTTGAAATCACTGTCAGTTGTTACAGAGGTACAATGCTCTTCAGACAGTGAAGCAGAGATGACATATTTTCAG TTGGACACTAGTCTATTATCAAGTTACTTACCTGAGGTAACTCGAATGGCCCGGAAGTTTACTCACATTTCAACTCTGTTACAG TATATAAAGCTGTCACTGACATGCATGTGTGAAGCATGGGAAGAAATACTGATGCAGATGGATTCACGACTAACAAAGTTTGTACAG GAAAAGAATACAACCACTTCTGTTCAGGATGAGTTTATGCAGCTGTTGTTATGGGGCAAAGCAAG TCTGGAACTTCAGGCATTACTAATGAACCAACTGACAGTAAAG GGTTTAAAAAAACTTGGTCAATCCATAGAATCTTCCTATTCCAGTATACAGAAGTTGGTTATAAGTCATTTGCAGAG TGGCTCCGAGGCACTTTTATACCACTTGAGTGAATTGAAAGGAATGGCtttatggaaacaaaaatatgagTCTCTGGGATTAGATGCCTCTGGAATTGATG aggcTATTACTGCTGTTGGTTCTTTCATCCTGAAGGCAAATGAGCTGCTTCA AGTGATCGACAGCAGTATGAAAAACTTCAAGGCATTTTTTCGATGGCTCTATGTTG CCATGTTGAGGATGTCAGAAGATCATGTGCTTCCAGAGCTGAACAAG atGACTCAAAAAGATATCACATTTGTTGCCGATTTTCTTACTGAGCACTTCAATGAG GCACCAGAACTTTACAATCGTAAAGGAAAATACTTCAATGTGGAGAGAGTTGGCCAG TACTTgaaagatgaagatgatgaCCTTGTATCACCACCTAATACAGAGGGAAACCAGTGGTTTAACTTTCTTAAAGATAGTACTCATCTTAAAG AAAGCCCACTTCTGTTTCCCTACTATCCTGAGAAATCACTGCATTTTGTCAAAAGGCAAATGGAAGGGGTCATTGATCAATGTTTACAAAAGCCAGCA GATGTAATTGGAAAGTCAGTGCATCAAGCAGTCTGCATGTCTCTCTACAAAATTTCTCAAAg TGAAGATTCCACACCTCAATTATTTAAATTACCATTTCT GTGGAATGACAAAACATCTAATTTACATTATGTTCTCTTCACCATGttagaaaattctgtttctaaaatacacattttgagGAGACATACTGATACTTCCAG GTCTGTCAGTAATGGGATTCTTGCAGTAGAGTTTGGAAACTTCTTGAACAATAGTATAAATGAGAGCTCAGACTCCAG ATGCTACAGTTGTTTGGATGCTCACTTCTATGATGATGAAACTGTAACTGTAGTTCTGAAAGAGAGTGTGCAAcaagaggggaaggagagggtCTTGGCTCAGCTGCCTTTATCTTCAGTGTATACGGATGAGGACCAAGATAGGAAATTCATTTGGGATTCCATGGAAAG GCTGGATGAGCAAAGCAGTGAGATACCCACACGTACTGTTCTCTTGGAGAGCCAGTGGAGAGTGCTGGAGAATATGAAAGCTCAGTATGTTTCTGTAAACGGCATTAGAAAAGTTTCTTGTGTG CTAAGTTCAAACCTCCGCCACGTCAGGGTATTTGAGATGGATGTAGAGGATGATGGGGAAGttgaggaagaagaagaagaagaaacaagtcAGATTGCAGCTGGGGAACCTGATGAGCCAAATCAGCCTGCAGATGGCCAGGACAATGTGTGTGATGCATCTGCTGAAGAGCTACCTGATGAAACTGAAGAGCATGAGACAAGTCTGGATCCTTGA
- the ANAPC4 gene encoding anaphase-promoting complex subunit 4 isoform X2 codes for MPAFRQVGEKQLPQEVVFMSWSPKRDLIALANRAGEVLLHRLANFQRVWSLPPNENTGKEVTALAWRPDGKILAFGLADTKRIILCDVEKPESLHSFSVDLSITYMHWMEVTEESSVLTSFYNAEDESNLLLPKLPALPKNYSTTAKIFSEEKSDEIMKLLGDVRLNALVLGGSSGFIEIYAYGMFKIATVNGVAGSCRGLCLSSDLKSLSVVTEVQCSSDSEAEMTYFQLDTSLLSSYLPEVTRMARKFTHISTLLQYIKLSLTCMCEAWEEILMQMDSRLTKFVQEKNTTTSVQDEFMQLLLWGKASLELQALLMNQLTVKGLKKLGQSIESSYSSIQKLVISHLQSGSEALLYHLSELKGMALWKQKYESLGLDASGIDEAITAVGSFILKANELLQVIDSSMKNFKAFFRWLYVAMLRMSEDHVLPELNKVIMTQKDITFVADFLTEHFNEAPELYNRKGKYFNVERVGQYLKDEDDDLVSPPNTEGNQWFNFLKDSTHLKESPLLFPYYPEKSLHFVKRQMEGVIDQCLQKPADVIGKSVHQAVCMSLYKISQSEDSTPQLFKLPFLWNDKTSNLHYVLFTMLENSVSKIHILRRHTDTSRSVSNGILAVEFGNFLNNSINESSDSRCYSCLDAHFYDDETVTVVLKESVQQEGKERVLAQLPLSSVYTDEDQDRKFIWDSMERLDEQSSEIPTRTVLLESQWRVLENMKAQYVSVNGIRKVSCVLSSNLRHVRVFEMDVEDDGEVEEEEEEETSQIAAGEPDEPNQPADGQDNVCDASAEELPDETEEHETSLDP; via the exons ATGCCCGCCTTCAGGCAGGTGGGGGAGAAGCAGCTGCCGCAGGAGGTCGTGTTCATGTCCTGGTCCCCCAAAAGGGACCTCATCGCCCTGGCCAACCGAGCGGGAGAG GTTTTACTTCATCGGCTTGCAAACTTTCAACGTGTGTGGAGTTTGCctccaaatgaaaatacaggaaaagaaGTGACTGCTCTTGCTTGGAGACCAGATGGCAAAA TTTTGGCTTTTGGCCTTGCTGATACCAAGAGGATTATTCTGTGTGATGTAGAAAAGCCTGAAAGCTTGCACTCCTTCTCTGTGGACTTATCTATTACATACATGCATTGGATGGAAGTAACTGAGGAAAGCAG TGTTCTCACTTCCTTTTACAATGCTGAAGATGAATCAAACCTCCTTTTACCGAAATTACCAGCACTACCAAAAAA ttacaGTACCACTGCAAAAATTTTCAG tgaagaaaagtCAGATGAGATTATGAAGCTTCTGGGTGATGTCAG ACTTAATGCTCTTGTCCTTGGTGGCAGCTCAGGATTTATTGAGATATATGCTTATGGAATGTTCAAGATTGCTACAGTAAATGGG GTGGCAGGTTCTTGTCGTGGACTGTGTTTGTCTAGTGATTTGAAATCACTGTCAGTTGTTACAGAGGTACAATGCTCTTCAGACAGTGAAGCAGAGATGACATATTTTCAG TTGGACACTAGTCTATTATCAAGTTACTTACCTGAGGTAACTCGAATGGCCCGGAAGTTTACTCACATTTCAACTCTGTTACAG TATATAAAGCTGTCACTGACATGCATGTGTGAAGCATGGGAAGAAATACTGATGCAGATGGATTCACGACTAACAAAGTTTGTACAG GAAAAGAATACAACCACTTCTGTTCAGGATGAGTTTATGCAGCTGTTGTTATGGGGCAAAGCAAG TCTGGAACTTCAGGCATTACTAATGAACCAACTGACAGTAAAG GGTTTAAAAAAACTTGGTCAATCCATAGAATCTTCCTATTCCAGTATACAGAAGTTGGTTATAAGTCATTTGCAGAG TGGCTCCGAGGCACTTTTATACCACTTGAGTGAATTGAAAGGAATGGCtttatggaaacaaaaatatgagTCTCTGGGATTAGATGCCTCTGGAATTGATG aggcTATTACTGCTGTTGGTTCTTTCATCCTGAAGGCAAATGAGCTGCTTCA AGTGATCGACAGCAGTATGAAAAACTTCAAGGCATTTTTTCGATGGCTCTATGTTG CCATGTTGAGGATGTCAGAAGATCATGTGCTTCCAGAGCTGAACAAGGTAATA atGACTCAAAAAGATATCACATTTGTTGCCGATTTTCTTACTGAGCACTTCAATGAG GCACCAGAACTTTACAATCGTAAAGGAAAATACTTCAATGTGGAGAGAGTTGGCCAG TACTTgaaagatgaagatgatgaCCTTGTATCACCACCTAATACAGAGGGAAACCAGTGGTTTAACTTTCTTAAAGATAGTACTCATCTTAAAG AAAGCCCACTTCTGTTTCCCTACTATCCTGAGAAATCACTGCATTTTGTCAAAAGGCAAATGGAAGGGGTCATTGATCAATGTTTACAAAAGCCAGCA GATGTAATTGGAAAGTCAGTGCATCAAGCAGTCTGCATGTCTCTCTACAAAATTTCTCAAAg TGAAGATTCCACACCTCAATTATTTAAATTACCATTTCT GTGGAATGACAAAACATCTAATTTACATTATGTTCTCTTCACCATGttagaaaattctgtttctaaaatacacattttgagGAGACATACTGATACTTCCAG GTCTGTCAGTAATGGGATTCTTGCAGTAGAGTTTGGAAACTTCTTGAACAATAGTATAAATGAGAGCTCAGACTCCAG ATGCTACAGTTGTTTGGATGCTCACTTCTATGATGATGAAACTGTAACTGTAGTTCTGAAAGAGAGTGTGCAAcaagaggggaaggagagggtCTTGGCTCAGCTGCCTTTATCTTCAGTGTATACGGATGAGGACCAAGATAGGAAATTCATTTGGGATTCCATGGAAAG GCTGGATGAGCAAAGCAGTGAGATACCCACACGTACTGTTCTCTTGGAGAGCCAGTGGAGAGTGCTGGAGAATATGAAAGCTCAGTATGTTTCTGTAAACGGCATTAGAAAAGTTTCTTGTGTG CTAAGTTCAAACCTCCGCCACGTCAGGGTATTTGAGATGGATGTAGAGGATGATGGGGAAGttgaggaagaagaagaagaagaaacaagtcAGATTGCAGCTGGGGAACCTGATGAGCCAAATCAGCCTGCAGATGGCCAGGACAATGTGTGTGATGCATCTGCTGAAGAGCTACCTGATGAAACTGAAGAGCATGAGACAAGTCTGGATCCTTGA
- the ZCCHC4 gene encoding LOW QUALITY PROTEIN: rRNA N6-adenosine-methyltransferase ZCCHC4 (The sequence of the model RefSeq protein was modified relative to this genomic sequence to represent the inferred CDS: inserted 1 base in 1 codon; deleted 4 bases in 2 codons), translating to MAAAGPERPGSAAFALLGPAPGAPSCPHGETGPGNISRASLCSSRCAPCAGRSAAAFAKALFWKLGSCRRAVKGLQVVPVLSCPXRLSLGPALLFVKTSQGREEGRRFYACSACRDRKDCNFFQWEDEKVSETRLAAREEYNRNHQPSFTHRQNVDRYKNFVLLPLSKRRFCQECQQLLLPAEWENHSGHQFLCNITTVQLKSPSQLLYPLENKKTNAQYLFADRSCKFLLNLLIDLGFRRVLSVGTPRLHEMIQSKASEKEEFNVRSLLLDIDFRYSQFYTEDEFCHYNMFNHHFFGGEAAHETCRKFLCEENGERVIMVTDPPFGGLVEALASSFKKLMSVWRDTEKEGHDNKEMPMFWIFPYFFESRILDFFPSFSMMDYQVDYDNHALYKHGKTGRRQSPVRIFTNLTPSMIVLPEEEGYRFCTICQRYVSSGNQHCEICNSCTSKDGRRWKHCVLCKKCVKPSWFHCSSCNCCTLEKHSCEKTDVGCFLCGKAGHKRSACPSLSHTRTARQPDKKKGQKTRKRVKMGISKRLAMKHAIFSKRKVKNKKKKT from the exons ATGGCGGCGGCGGGCCCGGAGCGGCCGGGGTCCGCGGCGTTCGCCCTGCTCGGGCCGGCGCCCGGCGCGCCCAGCTGCCCTCACGGTGAGACGGGCCCGGGGAACATCTCCCGAGCGTCCCTGTGCTCG TCCCGCTGTGCTCCCTGCGCGGGCCGTTCTGCAGCAGCCTTTGCGAAGGCCTTGTTCTGGAAGCTCGGCTCTTGCCGCCGAGCAGTGAAA GGTCTGCAGGTGGTCCCTGTGTTATCGTGTC CGCGTTTGTCCCTAGGTCCTGCACTTCTGTTTGTGAAGACCAGccaaggaagagaggaaggaagaagattCTATGCTTGTTCGGCTTGTAGGGATAGAAAGGATTGTAACTTTTTTCAGTGGGAAGATGAGAAG GTATCAGAAACTAGGCTTGCAGCACGTGAAGAATATAATAGAAATCATCAGCCTTCTTTTACACACAGACAGAACGTGGACAG GTACAAGAATTTTGTTCTGTTGCCATTATCAAAGAGGAGGTTTTGCCAGGAATGCCAGCAGTTGCTATTGCCAGCAGAATGGGAAAATCACTCAGGTCACCAGTTCCTGTGTAATATCACAACTGTCCAGCTGAAAAGTCCAAGTCAACTTCTATATCCACTggagaataaaaaaacaaatgcacaGTATTTATTTGCAGACAGAAGTTGCAAGTTCCTACTGAATCTCCTTATAGATTTAGGATTCAGACGAGTGCTCTCTGTTGGAACACCCAG GCTTCATGAAATGATCCAGTCCAAAGcatcagaaaaagaagaattcaATGTTAGAAGCCTTCTGCTAGATATTGATTTCAG GTATTCACAATTTTACACAGAGGATGAATTCTGCCACTACAACATGTTCAATCATCATTTTTTTGGTGGAGAG GCTGCCCATGAAACTTGCAGGAAATTCTTGTGTGAAGAGAATGGTGAAAGAGTCATTATGGTAACTGATCCCCCATTTGGAGGTTTAGTGGAAGCACTGGCTTCTAGTTTTAAAAAACTGATGTCAGTGTGGAGGGACACAGAAAAAGAAG GTCATGACAACAAAGAGATGCCCATGTTCTGGATATTTCCATACTTCTTTGAGTCTCGTATTCTGGACTTTTTCCCGAGCTTCAGTATGATGGATTACCAG gtAGACTATGATAATCATGCACTCTATAAACATGGCAAGACAGGTCGTAGACAGTCTCCTGTACGTATTTTCACAAATCTTACCCCAAGTATGATTGTGCTTCCTGAAGAAGAGGGATATAG ATTTTGCACTATATGTCAGCGATATGTTAGTTCTGGTAATCAGCACTGTGAGATATGCAATTCATGTACATCAAAA GATGGCAGACGATGGAAACACTGTGTTCTTTGCAAAAAATGTGTAAAACCCT CTTGGTTTCACTGTAGCAGTTGCAACTGCTGCACTCTTGAGAAGCACAGCTGTGAGAAGACTGATGTTGGCTGTTTCCTTTGTGGCAAGGCAGGTCACAAGCGCAGTGCCTGTCCCAGTCTCTCCCACACCAGAACAGCTCGTCA GCCTGACAAAAAGAAAGGGCAGAAAACTCGAAAGAGAGTAAAGATGGGCATCTCTAAAAGATTAGCTATGAAACATGCCATATTCTCCAAGAGGAAAgtaaagaataagaaaaaaaagacatga